A genomic window from Methylobacterium nodulans ORS 2060 includes:
- a CDS encoding ABC transporter permease encodes MQPLIKAQAWRRRLSSLLALLPALTFLILFFAVPLAENAVRSVAVPTAEGTRISGEYYARLFTDPYYLGILAQTVWVSFEATLICVVIGFPIAYYLVRHGGRWTSLLIFLLVAPLLTSIIMRTFGWSVILARNGVLNVVLLDLGLIERPLRLLQGPASVIIGLVHVLVPFMVISIAAVLRGIDRQLEEGAQILGAGRLRTFWEVTLPLSLDGIATGSIVVFMLANGSFLTMLLLGGGSVVTLPLLIYQQFLLVQNLGFASAMGNVLLALAVASLFLQLRLLRRRGTRA; translated from the coding sequence ATGCAACCGCTCATTAAGGCCCAGGCATGGCGGCGCCGGCTGTCGAGCCTGCTCGCCCTTCTGCCCGCCCTGACCTTCCTGATCCTGTTCTTCGCGGTGCCGCTCGCCGAGAACGCGGTCCGCAGCGTCGCCGTGCCGACGGCGGAGGGAACGCGGATCTCCGGCGAATACTACGCCCGCCTGTTCACCGATCCCTACTACCTCGGCATCCTGGCTCAAACCGTATGGGTGAGCTTCGAGGCGACGCTGATCTGCGTGGTGATCGGCTTCCCGATTGCCTACTACCTGGTACGGCACGGGGGCCGCTGGACCAGCCTGCTGATCTTCCTCCTGGTCGCCCCGCTCCTGACCTCGATCATCATGCGCACCTTCGGGTGGAGCGTGATCCTGGCCCGCAACGGCGTCCTCAACGTCGTCCTCCTCGATCTCGGCCTGATCGAGCGTCCCCTCCGCCTGCTGCAGGGGCCGGCCTCGGTCATCATCGGGCTCGTGCACGTGCTCGTGCCCTTCATGGTGATCTCGATCGCCGCCGTCCTGCGCGGCATCGACCGGCAACTGGAGGAGGGAGCGCAGATCCTCGGCGCCGGCCGCCTGCGCACCTTCTGGGAGGTCACGCTGCCGCTCAGCCTCGACGGCATCGCCACCGGCTCGATCGTCGTGTTCATGCTGGCGAATGGCAGCTTCCTGACGATGCTGCTCCTGGGCGGCGGCAGCGTGGTGACACTACCGCTGCTGATCTACCAGCAGTTCCTGCTCGTGCAGAATCTCGGCTTCGCCTCGGCGATGGGGAACGTCCTCCTCGCCCTCGCGGTGGCCTCTCTCTTCCTGCAGCTGCGTCTGCTCCGGCGCCGGGGGACGAGAGCATGA
- the dapA gene encoding 4-hydroxy-tetrahydrodipicolinate synthase: protein MLTANALRGILPAIPTPVRDDDTVDEGALKALFAWLLKQGIDGIVPLGGTGEYGALARAERIRTARLSVEAMNGQGPVIAGVLDTGYHDALQATREFADVGIDAVLVLTPYYTNPTQAGIRDYFLRLADTAPVPILIYEIPYRTRIAINPAVTHELSRHERIIGMKACNTDMYHFLQVVAGVDPDFAVLSGEDSLYPLHVAAGARGGIIVTANILPRAWRAIHEAASAGRTAEALALHRRLIPLMNLAFAETSPGPMKSVMDIIGVNAPRMLPPLQQPSPDLIKKLRQELKIHIDNWEILPASGRRTSAIPAS, encoded by the coding sequence ATGCTGACGGCGAACGCCCTTCGCGGCATCCTGCCCGCCATCCCGACACCCGTGCGCGACGACGACACCGTGGACGAGGGCGCACTGAAGGCGCTCTTCGCCTGGCTCCTGAAGCAGGGGATCGACGGGATCGTCCCCCTCGGCGGCACCGGCGAGTACGGCGCGCTCGCACGGGCCGAGCGCATCCGGACCGCCCGCCTCTCGGTCGAAGCCATGAACGGCCAGGGCCCCGTGATCGCCGGCGTCCTTGACACGGGCTACCACGACGCGCTCCAGGCCACCCGGGAATTCGCCGATGTCGGCATCGACGCAGTGCTGGTGCTCACACCCTACTACACCAACCCTACCCAGGCCGGCATCCGCGACTACTTCCTGCGCCTCGCGGACACCGCGCCGGTGCCGATCCTGATCTACGAGATCCCCTACCGCACCCGCATCGCGATCAATCCCGCCGTCACGCACGAGCTGTCGCGCCACGAGCGCATCATCGGCATGAAGGCGTGCAATACGGACATGTACCACTTCCTGCAGGTCGTGGCCGGTGTGGACCCGGACTTCGCCGTCCTCAGCGGTGAGGACAGCCTGTACCCGCTGCACGTCGCGGCAGGCGCCAGAGGCGGCATCATCGTGACGGCGAACATCCTACCGAGGGCGTGGCGGGCGATTCACGAGGCGGCCTCGGCCGGCCGCACGGCGGAGGCGTTAGCTCTGCACCGTCGCCTTATCCCCCTCATGAACCTGGCCTTCGCCGAGACCAGCCCCGGCCCGATGAAGTCTGTTATGGACATAATCGGCGTGAATGCGCCGCGTATGCTTCCACCTCTCCAGCAGCCATCACCTGATCTGATAAAAAAACTGCGCCAAGAACTAAAAATCCACATCGACAATTGGGAAATACTACCTGCTTCGGGGAGGCGGACAAGCGCCATTCCCGCATCCTGA
- the qhpR gene encoding AraC-like transcriptional regulator QhpR produces MRAPLGNAGPAKLLSAAATGLVGFIQSRRLCLDSVLGSVGVDSRHLGDPLAKLDLRKYCDLLDLAARRSGDDNFGLSFGQQFQPVQLGLIGYIAISSDNALHAAENLAQYFRYHQQLTSTNLSFSDPFYKLTYRIEDPRILNRHQDAVLTLGMFCNVFRHCSGADWCPDELHLEHARTGNWRDIESAFGAPVRFECRTNALLFRPERVVSRMPQADSNLLSLLCRNIMTLGLEVQRTSAAIRTEGYIRQNIAAGNLSLEHASRSLSISSRTLQRKLVEENITFGLLVENFRKSESRNKLLSSEMGVSDIAYDLGYSETSAFVRAFTRWYGISPSKFRKMHRI; encoded by the coding sequence ATGAGAGCTCCCCTTGGAAATGCCGGGCCGGCAAAGCTCCTATCGGCCGCCGCCACAGGGTTGGTTGGCTTTATTCAGTCTCGCCGTCTCTGCCTGGACAGTGTTCTCGGTAGCGTCGGAGTTGATAGTCGCCACTTGGGTGATCCGCTTGCAAAGCTGGATCTGCGCAAATATTGTGATTTATTGGATCTTGCGGCCCGCAGATCAGGTGATGATAACTTTGGTCTTTCCTTTGGGCAGCAATTCCAGCCTGTCCAGCTCGGCTTGATTGGGTATATTGCGATATCGTCTGACAACGCCCTGCATGCAGCAGAGAATCTGGCTCAATATTTCAGGTATCATCAGCAGTTGACTTCCACAAATCTTAGCTTCTCAGACCCTTTCTATAAACTGACTTATCGCATCGAGGATCCCCGAATATTAAATCGTCATCAAGACGCAGTCCTGACGCTAGGCATGTTCTGCAACGTTTTCAGGCATTGTTCCGGTGCAGACTGGTGTCCAGACGAGCTCCATCTTGAGCATGCCAGAACGGGAAATTGGCGAGATATCGAATCTGCATTTGGTGCGCCGGTGCGCTTTGAGTGTCGCACAAACGCACTCTTGTTCCGTCCGGAACGAGTAGTCAGTCGGATGCCTCAAGCCGATTCCAACCTGTTAAGTCTTCTATGTCGAAACATAATGACACTCGGACTTGAAGTGCAGAGGACGTCTGCTGCGATCAGAACAGAGGGATATATAAGGCAAAATATAGCTGCTGGCAACTTGTCTCTTGAACACGCGAGTCGATCTCTTTCGATATCAAGCAGAACCCTGCAGCGTAAACTTGTAGAAGAAAATATAACTTTTGGATTACTAGTAGAAAATTTTCGTAAATCGGAATCACGCAATAAACTTCTTTCGAGTGAAATGGGAGTTTCGGATATTGCTTATGATTTGGGCTACTCGGAGACCAGCGCATTCGTTCGTGCGTTCACCCGTTGGTACGGAATATCTCCATCGAAATTTCGAAAAATGCACCGCATTTGA
- the eutC gene encoding ethanolamine ammonia-lyase subunit EutC: MNKPVKEPAPPSSGRSIADPWAALRGVTPARIGLGRSGNAIPTRGVLDFQYAHALARDAVHEPLDVAALTRALQPLRTIAVASNVPDRGTYLRRPDLGRVLSPESLTAFEGLKPADIVFVVADGLSATGIQAHAAPLVHACATELADWDIGPIVLAVQGRVALGDDIAARLGARLCVMIIGERPGLTVSDSIGIYLTFGPRPGRQDSERNCISNIHPNGGLSSTQAACKLGWLAREALRRQYSGVALKDDMPSILESGAGAPKLSSS; the protein is encoded by the coding sequence ATGAACAAGCCAGTCAAAGAGCCTGCTCCGCCTTCCTCGGGGAGATCCATTGCAGATCCATGGGCTGCACTGCGTGGCGTAACGCCTGCACGCATTGGCCTTGGGCGCAGCGGCAACGCCATCCCCACACGTGGCGTGCTTGATTTTCAGTACGCCCACGCCCTGGCGCGTGATGCCGTCCACGAACCTCTTGACGTGGCTGCTCTCACGCGGGCGCTGCAGCCGCTGCGGACTATTGCTGTCGCCAGCAATGTGCCCGATCGCGGTACCTACCTGCGGCGTCCAGACCTTGGCCGAGTGCTTAGCCCCGAGAGCCTCACAGCCTTTGAGGGTCTGAAACCTGCGGACATTGTTTTCGTCGTCGCCGACGGACTGTCTGCCACGGGCATTCAAGCGCATGCTGCTCCTCTTGTTCATGCCTGTGCCACCGAACTAGCCGACTGGGACATCGGACCGATTGTTCTCGCGGTGCAGGGACGCGTCGCACTCGGCGACGATATCGCTGCTCGTCTCGGAGCGCGCCTTTGCGTGATGATCATCGGCGAGCGACCCGGCCTGACAGTGTCAGACAGCATTGGGATCTATCTCACTTTTGGACCACGTCCCGGCCGGCAGGACTCTGAGCGGAACTGCATCTCCAATATTCATCCCAACGGCGGCCTGTCCTCGACTCAGGCCGCCTGCAAGCTCGGCTGGCTCGCCCGCGAGGCGCTGCGCCGCCAGTATTCCGGCGTGGCGCTGAAGGACGACATGCCGTCCATCTTAGAAAGCGGCGCCGGCGCACCTAAACTTTCCTCGTCTTGA
- a CDS encoding ABC transporter permease gives MISLPLLRRLERVLPQTVLTAFVVLFFVFLLAPIVFVVLVSFSDAAFVQFPVQSYSLRWYYRLLEYTPFLTSLLFSLKLAVLAALAAALLGVPAALVLARSGTATADAVSTFLLSPISIPMILLGVALLFNLSSLGLGISFTSLLIGHTVVSLPYVVRTVVAVYRGIGREYEEGAAILGASRWQIFRYITLPLISSGIFSGMLFSILISLDNLSLSLFFTSAQTNTLPVVMLSYLQNQFDPAIAAIGTVQMLIAFLALLLIDRTVGLKHMSST, from the coding sequence ATGATAAGCCTTCCGCTCCTGCGACGCCTCGAGCGCGTCCTGCCGCAAACCGTCCTCACGGCCTTCGTCGTCCTCTTCTTCGTCTTCCTCCTGGCGCCGATCGTCTTCGTGGTCCTCGTGTCGTTCTCGGATGCAGCCTTCGTTCAGTTTCCCGTGCAGAGCTACTCGCTGCGCTGGTACTATCGCCTGCTGGAATACACGCCCTTCCTGACCTCGCTGCTGTTCAGCCTGAAGCTCGCGGTCCTCGCCGCGCTGGCGGCGGCGCTGCTCGGCGTCCCGGCGGCCCTGGTACTGGCGCGCAGCGGCACGGCAACGGCGGATGCCGTCTCGACCTTCCTGCTCTCGCCGATCTCCATCCCGATGATCCTGCTCGGCGTGGCGCTCCTCTTCAACCTGTCGTCGCTGGGGCTCGGCATCTCCTTCACGTCGCTGCTCATCGGCCACACGGTCGTGTCGCTGCCTTACGTCGTGCGCACCGTCGTCGCCGTCTACCGGGGCATTGGGCGGGAATATGAGGAGGGCGCAGCCATCCTGGGCGCCAGCCGGTGGCAGATCTTCCGGTACATCACGCTGCCGCTCATCAGCTCCGGGATCTTCAGCGGCATGCTGTTCTCGATCCTGATCTCCCTCGACAATCTCTCGCTCTCGCTCTTCTTCACCAGCGCGCAGACCAACACCCTGCCGGTGGTGATGCTGAGCTACCTGCAGAACCAGTTCGACCCGGCGATCGCGGCCATCGGTACGGTGCAGATGCTGATCGCGTTCCTCGCCCTCCTGCTCATCGATCGGACCGTCGGTCTCAAGCACATGAGCTCAACCTGA
- a CDS encoding ethanolamine ammonia-lyase subunit EutB, producing MATYQCTLGGERHTFADLKAVLAAASALKSGDELAGIAAANSKVRMAARFVLADTPLMTFLEDLVVPYEDDEVTRLIIDSHDRNAFAPVASLTVGGLRDWLLSEAADETALTALAPGLTPEMVAAVSKLMRNQDLISVASKCRVVTAFRTTLGLRGRLATRLQPNHPTDDARGIAASVLDGLLYGVGDAVIGINPATDSVSNAIALMEMLDAVRQEYRIPTQTCVLTHVTNCIEIMNRGAPVDLVFQSVAGTEAANRGFGVDLNVLHEAYDAARGLNRGSVGQNAMYFETGQGSALSSGSHHGVDQQTVETRAYAVARAFAPLLVNTVVGFIGPEYLYDGKQITRAGLEDHFCGKLLGLPMGCDVCYTNHAEADQDDMDGLMTLLSAAGCTFLIAIPGSDDIMLNYQSLSFHDVLYLRSLLGVRAAPEFEAWLQEMGVNDGRTAARNQTQLEARFMGRLIDGRAA from the coding sequence ATGGCTACTTATCAGTGCACGCTAGGTGGTGAGCGACATACGTTTGCGGATTTGAAAGCCGTCCTCGCAGCCGCCTCAGCACTCAAGTCGGGCGACGAACTCGCCGGTATCGCTGCCGCGAATTCGAAAGTGCGCATGGCTGCGCGCTTCGTCCTGGCGGACACTCCGCTCATGACATTTCTGGAGGACTTAGTCGTTCCTTATGAGGATGACGAAGTGACCCGGCTCATCATCGATAGCCACGACCGGAACGCTTTCGCACCGGTGGCGTCACTGACTGTCGGCGGGCTGCGGGACTGGCTCCTTTCCGAGGCCGCTGACGAGACCGCGCTGACTGCCCTGGCGCCCGGTCTTACGCCCGAGATGGTTGCGGCCGTCTCGAAGCTGATGCGCAATCAGGATCTGATCAGCGTCGCAAGCAAGTGTCGAGTGGTGACCGCGTTTCGCACTACCCTCGGTCTCAGAGGGCGGCTGGCGACGAGACTGCAGCCGAACCATCCCACAGACGACGCACGCGGCATCGCGGCAAGTGTGCTCGATGGCCTGCTCTACGGCGTTGGCGATGCCGTCATCGGCATCAACCCCGCAACGGACAGTGTCTCCAATGCCATCGCTTTGATGGAAATGCTGGATGCTGTGCGTCAGGAGTACCGCATTCCCACCCAGACATGCGTGCTGACACACGTCACGAATTGTATCGAGATCATGAACCGGGGCGCACCGGTCGATCTCGTGTTCCAGTCGGTCGCCGGTACGGAAGCCGCGAACCGTGGCTTCGGAGTCGACCTTAACGTTCTGCACGAAGCCTACGACGCTGCACGCGGTCTTAATCGAGGTTCGGTTGGGCAAAATGCGATGTATTTCGAGACTGGCCAGGGCTCAGCGCTTTCGTCCGGCTCTCATCACGGCGTCGATCAGCAGACCGTCGAAACCCGCGCCTATGCCGTGGCACGGGCCTTCGCGCCGCTGCTAGTGAACACTGTTGTCGGGTTCATTGGTCCTGAATATTTGTATGATGGCAAACAAATCACCCGTGCAGGACTAGAAGATCATTTCTGTGGCAAGCTGCTTGGTCTGCCGATGGGCTGTGATGTCTGTTACACCAATCATGCCGAAGCAGATCAAGATGACATGGATGGCCTTATGACGTTGCTGTCGGCCGCCGGATGCACGTTTCTCATCGCAATTCCCGGCTCCGATGACATAATGTTAAACTATCAAAGCCTTTCGTTCCATGACGTTCTCTACCTCCGCTCGTTGCTGGGGGTTCGCGCGGCCCCTGAATTCGAGGCGTGGCTCCAAGAGATGGGTGTAAACGACGGGAGGACCGCCGCCCGCAATCAAACGCAGCTCGAAGCGCGCTTTATGGGGCGGCTCATCGATGGGCGGGCGGCATGA
- a CDS encoding ABC transporter ATP-binding protein, protein MTKAFGGVVALQPCSFTVPAGAMCALLGPSGCGKTTTLRIVAGFELPNSGRVLIGGEDKTYAPPQRRRLGMVFQSYALFPHMTVAQNVAFGLRMAGLPRAEIEERTRRMLDVIRLPQFADRHPAQLSGGQQQRVALARALVTEPSVLLLDEPLGALDKSLREQMQFEIRQLQQRLGITTLIVTHDQEEALTMSDLIVVMSKGRILQVGTPTEVYERPKSRFVSEFLGTSNILACRVRSQDSGGAVRVGVAGLTPEAAFTAWSRHPPGADAEVLVAIRPEHIHMAPSSGHEGITGFVDGQITGHVFRGATHVYQVAVPGLEVPFIVYQQVTGPMADVALPLGTPVALTWPEGAARVVDATAH, encoded by the coding sequence GTGACGAAGGCATTCGGCGGCGTCGTCGCCCTTCAACCCTGCTCCTTCACCGTGCCGGCCGGCGCGATGTGCGCACTCCTCGGGCCGTCCGGCTGCGGCAAGACCACGACCCTGCGCATCGTCGCGGGCTTCGAGTTGCCGAACAGCGGTCGCGTGCTCATCGGCGGCGAGGACAAGACCTACGCACCGCCGCAGCGCCGCCGCCTCGGGATGGTGTTCCAGAGCTACGCGCTGTTTCCCCACATGACCGTGGCCCAGAACGTCGCTTTCGGGCTGCGGATGGCGGGTCTGCCTCGGGCCGAGATCGAGGAGCGGACGCGGCGGATGCTCGATGTCATCCGCCTGCCCCAGTTCGCCGACCGGCATCCCGCCCAGCTCTCGGGCGGGCAGCAGCAGCGGGTCGCCCTGGCGCGTGCGCTGGTGACGGAGCCCTCCGTCCTGCTCCTCGACGAGCCCCTCGGCGCCCTCGACAAGAGCCTGCGCGAGCAGATGCAGTTCGAGATCCGGCAGCTCCAGCAGCGCCTCGGCATCACGACGCTCATCGTGACCCACGACCAGGAGGAGGCTCTGACCATGAGCGACCTCATCGTGGTGATGAGCAAGGGCCGCATCCTCCAGGTCGGCACGCCGACGGAGGTCTACGAGCGGCCGAAGAGCCGCTTCGTCTCGGAGTTCCTGGGAACGTCGAACATCCTCGCCTGCCGCGTCCGGTCGCAGGACAGCGGGGGGGCCGTGCGGGTGGGTGTCGCGGGACTTACCCCGGAGGCGGCGTTCACGGCGTGGTCCAGGCACCCGCCCGGCGCCGACGCGGAGGTTCTGGTCGCCATCCGCCCCGAGCACATCCACATGGCACCCAGCAGCGGCCACGAGGGCATCACGGGATTCGTGGACGGCCAGATCACCGGGCACGTCTTTCGCGGCGCGACCCATGTCTACCAGGTGGCGGTGCCAGGTCTCGAGGTTCCGTTCATCGTCTACCAGCAGGTCACCGGACCGATGGCCGACGTGGCCCTGCCGCTCGGGACGCCGGTGGCGCTCACCTGGCCCGAGGGAGCCGCGAGGGTCGTCGATGCAACCGCTCATTAA
- a CDS encoding FAD-binding oxidoreductase has translation MLEKLAAIVGASGILSSAADMAPFVEDWRGLSQGEALCVVLPATPEQAAEVVRLCARTGTPVLPQGGNTSLCGGAVPPSGGPRPVIVGLQRLRRIRAIDPVNDTITVDAGCVLATVQATAAEHGRLYAVSLGAEGSCQVGGTIATNAGGTGVLRYGNTRDNVLGLEVVLPDGTIWDGLTALRKNNTGYDLKHLFIGSEGTLGLITGAVLKLHPLPTARSVAWLSVAEPQAAIEALSLFRASCGSRLSAFEMINDSQAALVVKHVPGRRIPVTGGGWHVLVELADTGNEASLDAAMQAVLEDALDRGLVTDAVVGASEAQREALWAVRHGVSEANKKEGVSLTSDTAVPISAVPAFIASATAAVRAIIPGLTVLVVAHLGDGNVHFIPFFSFAAWEVLAEREAIVQRIRHAVDDAAMALGGTFSAEHGVGATHLPEMARYKPPVELAMMRAIKQAFDPSDLFNSGRLLPLRATAPTSASHS, from the coding sequence ATGCTCGAGAAGTTGGCGGCTATCGTCGGTGCGTCTGGCATCCTCTCGTCCGCAGCAGACATGGCGCCGTTCGTGGAGGACTGGCGCGGCCTCTCCCAGGGTGAGGCGCTGTGCGTGGTGTTGCCCGCCACGCCCGAGCAGGCAGCCGAGGTCGTCAGGCTCTGTGCCAGGACCGGGACGCCGGTGCTGCCTCAGGGCGGCAACACCAGCCTCTGCGGTGGTGCCGTCCCCCCGAGCGGCGGTCCGCGGCCGGTCATCGTCGGGCTGCAGCGGCTCCGCCGCATCCGCGCCATCGATCCCGTCAACGACACGATCACGGTGGATGCCGGATGCGTGCTCGCGACCGTGCAGGCGACGGCGGCCGAGCACGGCCGGCTTTATGCCGTGAGCCTCGGCGCCGAGGGTTCCTGCCAGGTTGGCGGTACCATCGCCACGAATGCGGGCGGCACCGGCGTGCTGAGATACGGCAATACCCGCGACAACGTGCTCGGCCTCGAGGTGGTGCTGCCCGACGGGACGATCTGGGACGGCCTTACGGCCCTGCGCAAGAACAACACCGGCTACGACCTCAAGCACCTCTTCATCGGCTCGGAGGGCACGCTGGGTCTCATCACCGGCGCGGTGCTCAAGCTCCATCCGCTGCCGACCGCCCGCTCAGTGGCGTGGCTGTCCGTGGCCGAGCCGCAGGCGGCGATCGAGGCGCTTAGCCTCTTCCGCGCGTCCTGCGGGTCGCGGCTCTCGGCCTTCGAGATGATCAATGACAGCCAAGCGGCCCTCGTCGTGAAGCACGTGCCGGGGCGCCGCATCCCCGTGACGGGGGGCGGATGGCACGTCCTCGTCGAACTCGCCGACACGGGCAACGAGGCCTCCCTCGATGCTGCGATGCAGGCGGTTCTGGAGGATGCGCTCGACCGCGGCCTCGTGACGGACGCCGTCGTCGGTGCGAGCGAGGCGCAGCGCGAGGCGCTCTGGGCCGTCCGGCATGGGGTGTCTGAAGCGAACAAGAAGGAAGGCGTCAGTCTGACCTCGGACACGGCCGTGCCAATCTCCGCGGTGCCCGCGTTCATCGCATCGGCTACGGCGGCCGTGCGCGCCATCATCCCGGGCTTGACGGTGCTGGTCGTCGCCCACCTGGGCGACGGCAACGTCCATTTCATACCGTTCTTCAGCTTCGCCGCATGGGAGGTGCTCGCCGAGCGTGAGGCGATCGTGCAGCGCATCCGCCACGCGGTCGACGACGCAGCGATGGCCCTCGGCGGCACCTTCAGCGCCGAGCACGGGGTCGGCGCGACCCACCTGCCGGAGATGGCTCGCTACAAGCCCCCGGTGGAACTCGCCATGATGCGGGCGATCAAGCAGGCCTTCGATCCAAGCGACCTCTTCAATTCCGGCCGACTCCTGCCGCTTCGCGCCACCGCGCCGACTTCTGCCTCGCACTCCTGA
- a CDS encoding ABC transporter substrate-binding protein, which produces MPTLTRTRSVAASLVAVTAVASGQARAADLTVTAFGGVWEKSLRTCYIEPFQKQTGKTVDVVLGTGPQYVAQISANPQKPPIDVLLHLIDSAEDAKNKGLVETIDPAKVPNLADVPEPFKRIAGGTAVATHYGAAGLAYNADRIKNPPKTWAEFIDRTIKGDWQASLPGINVASTTPTAVIWNFNDVLGGKGADVAPAVAKLKAMRDSGNIVFWNDVNQFLTQMQSGEAEIGIYWDGRAWAAKDGGFKALNFVYPEPGGVVSPTVVQKVKNGSPLAWDFINFLFAPDRQSCWAAAIQYPVVNTKAEYKPEQKARMPSWQSVRWPPFAEILANNAQWVETWNKQIGR; this is translated from the coding sequence GTGCCCACACTCACACGCACACGATCCGTCGCAGCCAGTCTCGTAGCGGTCACGGCCGTCGCGTCAGGCCAGGCGCGCGCCGCCGACCTGACCGTCACCGCCTTCGGCGGCGTCTGGGAGAAGTCGCTGCGCACCTGCTACATCGAACCGTTCCAGAAGCAGACGGGCAAGACGGTTGACGTCGTGCTCGGCACCGGTCCGCAATACGTCGCGCAGATCTCCGCCAACCCGCAGAAGCCGCCGATCGACGTCCTGCTCCACCTCATCGACAGTGCCGAGGATGCCAAGAACAAGGGACTCGTCGAGACGATTGATCCGGCCAAGGTGCCGAACCTCGCCGACGTCCCCGAGCCGTTCAAGCGGATCGCGGGCGGGACCGCCGTCGCCACCCATTACGGGGCGGCGGGACTCGCCTACAACGCCGACAGGATCAAGAACCCGCCCAAGACCTGGGCCGAGTTCATCGACCGCACCATCAAGGGCGACTGGCAGGCGAGCCTGCCCGGGATCAACGTCGCCAGCACCACGCCGACGGCGGTGATCTGGAACTTCAACGACGTCCTGGGCGGCAAGGGGGCCGACGTCGCGCCGGCGGTCGCGAAGCTCAAGGCGATGCGCGACAGCGGCAATATCGTCTTCTGGAACGACGTGAACCAGTTCCTCACCCAGATGCAGTCGGGCGAGGCGGAGATCGGCATCTACTGGGACGGCCGGGCCTGGGCCGCGAAGGATGGCGGCTTCAAGGCCCTCAACTTCGTCTATCCCGAGCCGGGCGGCGTCGTGAGTCCGACGGTGGTGCAGAAGGTCAAGAACGGCTCTCCGCTCGCCTGGGACTTCATCAACTTCCTGTTCGCGCCGGACCGCCAGTCCTGCTGGGCCGCCGCCATCCAATATCCCGTCGTGAACACCAAGGCGGAATACAAGCCGGAGCAGAAGGCCCGCATGCCGTCCTGGCAGAGCGTGCGCTGGCCGCCCTTCGCCGAGATCCTCGCGAACAACGCGCAGTGGGTCGAGACCTGGAACAAGCAGATCGGACGCTGA